The SAR324 cluster bacterium genomic interval TCAATCACCTCTGCCCAGGAATTGGCCAAGCTGATTCCAAATTGGTCCGTTTTCACAGCTGGCTACCTGCTGCGTGATGCAGACCATCAGCGCAAGGTATTCACCAGCGATATCGGCAAGGAATTCTTCCAAATGGCTGAAGACAAGCTTGGAGTCAAATTACTGGGTGTGATGTATTTCGGCAAGCGACACCTGAACCTGCGCACTGACAAGAAGGTAATGACTCCAGACGATATGGCCGGAGTCAAACTTCGCATGCCTGGAACTGATGCCTGGCAGTTCCTGGGGAAAGCATTGGGAGCCAATCCAACCCCGATGGCCTTTACCGAAGTTTACACTGGTCTGCAGACAGGGGCGATCGATGGACAGGACAACCCACTACCCACTGACAAGGACAAGAAGTTCTATGAGGTCACCAAACAGATCATTCTGACTGGCCACTTAGCAGACATGAACTTCCTGGCCCTCAGCAAGAAAGCCTGGGACGGAATGACTGCTGCCCAGCAAGACCAACTACAGAAGGCAGCTAACGACGCGATGATGGTGATCAGCATCAACGTCGAGTCACAAGAAGCCTTGTTGGAGGACTTCTTCCGCAATGAAGGGCTACAAGTCTACACTCCAAACGTGGATGCCTTCCGCAAGCGAGCCCAGGAAATGTATCTGGCCTCCGACTTCTCCAAGAAATGGCCCAAAGGAGTTGTTGAGCGAGTCAACGCCATTCGCTGATTACTACCTTTCGTGCCTTTCTTACGTTGGCTGAAGATTGGCGCTGACAGCGTGGCCGTCCTTTTGTTGGCGGCCATGTTCTGCAGCTTCATGCTTCAGATCATCTTTCGCTATATCTTCAACCATCCCCTCAGTTGGACCTTGGAAGCCTGTCTGATCACTTGGCTTTGGACGGTTTTCTGGGGTTGTGGCCTACTCTTGCGAGATCAGGATCACGTACGCTTTGACATCCTTTATCTGGCTGCTCCACGCAAATTACGTCGTTTGATGGCTGGTTTGGCTGCTATCGTGTTCTTGGTTGCCTACGCTGTTTCACTTCCAGCGACTGCGGATTACATTGCGTTCATGAAGATCGAGAGTAGCTCCTCCCTCAAAATCCGCCTGGACTACATCTTTGGGATTTATCTGCTATTCATGGTTGGAGTGCTTGGACGCTACCTCTGGCGGCTAGTACAAATTATTCGAGATCAGGATTTCGAAACTGGCATCGATCACTCAGCAGAGCATTACGGTGAGTGAAGCCTTTATTCTCTGCCTAGTGGCAATCTTCGGGTTAGCTGCTATGGGAGCTCCGATTGCTCACTCGATCATCGTTGGTGCGATCGCTTTTCTAGCAGTTAATGGGCAAGATCTCGCTCTGGCGGCTGAGCAAATCATTCAAGGGCTCTACGAGAGCTTCGTGCTACTGGCTGTGCCACTGTTCATCGTGGCAGCCAATATCATGAATGCTGGCACAGTCTCAGATCGTCTGCTTCAATTCTGTGTGGCGTTGGTCGGAAGATTCAGGGGTGGGCTGGGTCATGTCAACGTGGTGGCTAGCATCATCTTTTCAGGAATGTCTGGTTCGGCCATTGCGGATGCAGCTGGAATTGGCAAGGTCATCATCAAAATGATGACAAAAGATAATCGTTACACGCCTGGTTTTGCTGCAGCGATTACCGCAGCTTCGGCGACGATTGGCCCGATTATCCCACCATCAATCCCAATGGTTCTCTATTCGCTCGTCTCAGATGCATCAATTGGCTATCTGTTTCTGGGTGGTGTTATTCCCGGGCTGCTGATGGGACTGGTTCTGATGGTGATGATCGCCTACAAGGCCAAGACACTGAACTTGAAAGCTGAGGCTCCAGTTCCTTTGAGAGAAATGCCTGGAGTAACACTCCGAGCCTTCCCAGCACTAATGCTGCCTGTCATTCTGCTCTTTGGGATCTACGGTGGAGCGACTACTCCCACAGAGGCAGCCGCAGTTGCAGCAGCCTATGCGCTGATCCTGACAGCTTTCTTCTATCGGTCGCTGAACTGGAAGGGGCTCTATCAAATTTTGCTGGAGAGTGCTCGTTCGTCGGCAGCCGTAGGGCTCGTGATTGGCGGGGCGCTGATCTTGAACTACATTGTAGCCAGTGAGAATATTCCAAACCAACTGGCTGGAGTTCTCAAGGAAGTCGATATTGACCCCCTCATGTTTCTCTTGGGGATCAACCTACTCTTACTGTTGCTCGGATGTGTGTTGGATGCCACCACACTGATTCTTGTGGTGATTCCCCTCTTCATTCCCTCCTGTCGGGCATTGGGAATCGACTTGGTTCACTTTGGTGTCGTCGTTGTGGTCAATTCAATGATTGGCTTGATCACTCCACCCTATGGCATCCTGCTCTTTGTGATCAATGCCACGACGGGGATCCCCTTGCGAAGCATCATCAAGGAGATCGTTCCATTCCTAATGGCTCTCATTGTGGCCCTCGCAACCATTGTCCTCTCTCCGGACTTGGTCCTCTGGCTACCTCGACTGCTGGGCTATAATGCCTGAGGCTTAGGCTAAGGTCTTGGCGAGATCAACGACTGATTCCCCTCCCAGTTTCAACAGAACCTGAGGATCCATCTTCACCTTGAGATCTCGCCCACCTCCTCCGACGATTATCCACTCACAGTCCATTACCCGAGAATCAATCCACAGAGGCAGGTCTGTTGAAAGTCCCAACGGAGTGACTCCTCCCACCTGCATTCTGGTCAAGGCTTGCATCTCTTCTGCGGTAGAAAAAGAAGTTTTGCGCACACCCATCTTCTTGCGTACGGCACCATTGACATCCAAACGTGTTGTGGCCAAAACAACACAGGCCGCAAAGGTCTTGGGTTCTGCTTTTGATGCGATCACCAGTGTATTGGCAGACTGATCCAGTGGAATGTTGTAGTGAGCACAAAAATCAGCAGTGTCTGCCAGTGCCGGGTCGATCTCAATAATCTCAAAGGTGAGTCCCAGCGGATTCAGGACATTTTCCAATTCAGTTCGAGTCATTGGCTCCGTTACATCGTTGATTTTTCTCACCAAGTGGAAAAATCGAGTTGTTGACTATGGCTTGAAACATAACATTCAGGCAGGTGCTTTCTCTTGGGTGGATCTGGGAACAGCCGACTTGCGGAAGAGCAGCATTCCACTCAGCACCAACAGCATTCCACCGGCATGGTACCACTGAAAATTCTCGCCAAGGAAGATAATTGCCAAGAGTGAGGCAAAGACTGGGACCAAGTTGATGAAGAGTCCTCCCAAGTTGGGACCGATCAACTCAATCCCCCGATTCCAAAAGAGAAACGCAAGGATCGATGGAAATATGGACACATAACCCACCGCCCAGGCGAGTTGTGGACTACCCTGAGGCAATCCTACCCAATACCACTCGAGTAGCATCGGAGGGACCAGCATACTGCCTCCCAGGGCAAAGGTAACCGCCAGGAAACTCATCAAGCTGATGGCTGGTTTGACCCTGAGAAGTGTGGTATAAGAGGCATAGGCCAACACTGCTGGCAGCAACCATAGATCTCCAGGTACCAACTCAAACTTCTGCAATACCTCCCAGCTTCCCTGAAACAGCACCAATCCCACTCCCAAAAAACAGAGCAGGAGGCCACACCATTGGCGTTGGTTTGTATGTTCCCCAAACCACCACCAGGAAAGCAGCACAATCACAGCGGGTCCAGCTGATTGCATCAACGCCGCATTGATTGCCTGGGTTGTTTGTAGCGCTACATAGAAGAGAGTGTTGAAGATCGTAATTCCGAGCAGAGAAAGCAGCAATAACATCTTCCAGGAGCTACGAATCGCCTGCCAGTCACGTCGTATCGAAGGCAGAGCAAAGGGTAAAATCAGGAGAAAAGCGACCGTCCAACGTATCCAGGCGAGCGTGATTGGCGAAATGAACTCGGTCATTCCTCGACCCACTACCGCATTGCCACCCCAGAATAAAGGGACCAAGGTCAACAGCAGGTAGGGTTGAGCAAAAAACCATTCACGCAGTTGCTGCACTGTACTCGTCTACGGCTTGAAGATGGCGTTGAACTTCTGCTTGTGGAAGAAAGCTAGCGTTGAATCCGTTCTGAACTAAGCGCAAGGCCTGCTCTCGTGTGAGGTCCAGATCTTGGTGCAATGCGAAAAAATTCTCATTCAAGTAACCACCAAAATAGGCAGGATCGTCTGAATTAACTGTCACACAAAGACCAGCATCTAACAGCTGCAGCAGGTTGTGCTGCTTCATTTCTGGGAAAACGCAGAGGCGAATATTTGAGAGAGGGCAGATAGTCAGCGGCACTTGCTCTTCAGCAAGCCTTTGCATCAACTTTTGGTCTTCTGCAGAACGAACTCCATGATCGATCCGATGAACCTTTAGTAGATCGAGAGCTCCCCAGACATAGGCAGGAGGGCCCTCTTCACCCGCATGAGCAGTCCGACGATAGCCCTGTTCCTGAGCTTGAGCGTAGAGTCTTGCAAACTTTTCTGGAGGATGCCCCATTTCCGAACTAGCCAACCCAATTGCAACGAAATGCTCACGGTAAGGTTCCACGTCCTTAAGCAAAGCCAGCGCTTCATCTTCTGACAAGTGTCGGAGAAAGCTAAGAATCAACAAAGCCGACTGGCCCCAGTCTTTTCGCGTTTCCTGGATTGCAGATTCAAACCCGGACAGCATTGTCTGTAGAGAGACCCCTTGAGGGAAGTAGGTTTGTGGCTCCACCATGATCTCGGCATGAACGATGTTCTGTTCCCGGCACTTGAGCAGGTAGTCCCGCATCAGGTGGTAGAAGTCCTCTTCATCACGCAACACAGACGCACCGAGATAGTAAAGATCAAGGAAGCTCTGCAAGTTTTCAAAATCATAGGCTGCTTCAATTTCCTCCACACTGTGGTAGGGCAGTGCCACTGAGTTTTTCTTTGCCAGTTTCAGTAATCGTTCGGGTTGCAGAGAACCATCAATGTGCAGGTGCAACTCACACTTGGGCAAGCCTGTCAGCCACTTTTGCCAGTCTTGTCTGCTTTGCATCTCAACCTCCAAGAATATTCAACTCTCAAAGGGCCAGTGGATCTGCCTGAATCAGTTGAGCAGTCCACGACGAGCCAGATTGCGCATCAAATCGGCAGTACCAAAGGTCCAGGGAGGGCAGTCCGGACTGAGGGCCACCTTGTTGCTGAGCGCACCGAGACGAGGAGTCTTGATGGTCACCCAATCCCCCACCCTATGAGTGAAGCCTCCCCCCGGAGTATCTCGGTCCTTTGTAGGCGCAAACATGGTTCCCAAAAACAGTACCAGGCCATCTGGATACTGATGATGGGAGCCAATCGTTGCCTGGGTCAACTCTTCGGGACTCCGGCTGATCCGGTTCATGGAACTGCTGCCCTCTAAACGGAATCCCTCGGGGCCAACAATTTCCAACTGAACCTCCGCTTGCTTGACATCTTCCAAGCTGAAATTCGCATCAAACAACCGCAGGAACGGACCCAATGAGCAACTAGCGTTGTTGTCCTTGGCCTTGCCCAACAGCAGGGCTGAGCGTCCTTCCACGTCTCGCAGATTGACATCATTGCCCAGCATTGAACCTACAATTTCTGCACGACTATTAATCGCCAGCACCACTTCTGGTTCTGGATTGTTCCAACTGGAAATTGGGTGCAGGCCAACCCAGGCTCCCAAACCAACTGAAGCCATCGGCTGAGCCTTGCTGAAGACTTCTGGATCCGGACCAATGCCGACTTCGAGATACTGTGACCAGAGTTTTCGTTCAACCAGCAATTGTTTCAGTTCTAAAGCAGCCTCTGAGCCTGGTTTGACCTGGGAAAGGTCTGAGCCAATCCGGCTCTGAACTTCTTCTCGAATCCGTTCTGCCTGCTTGGCATCTCCCTTGGCCTGCTCCTCGATGACCCGTTCCAGTAAGCTCTCGGCAAAGGTCACCCCACAGGCCTTGACCGCCTGCAAGTCAACTGGCGCCAATAAACGTGGACGATCAGGATTCACTGTGGGTTCCAGTGAATTTGCCAAAATTTCTACCAACGAGCCCAGGCTAGGCCCCGTAGTCTGAGCCACTGCAGCTACTGGATCAGTCTGTTCCTGCAGATCACGAACAATTGGAAAAGAGGGAGTGATATCAAGCAAGTCCCCATCCCGATAAACTACCACACAAGGCCCAGAGACCTCTGGGTTCCAAACACGGCCGATCAGGCAGGCTTGCTCTGCATCTGTCGGAAGAATGGCTGCGGCTTCCAGTTGCATCGTTTCTCTCAGTTAATGTGAAGTGTGTTTTCAGTTTGTGCTCAAGTCAGCCGGCAGCAGAGCGTCTGGAAAATTCTGGTAACAGACAGGCCGGACAAAACGCCGGATGGCCATGGTGCCGACCGATGTGGCTCCAAAATTGGTGGAAGCTGGATAGGGCCCACCGTGCACGATGCTATTGCAGACTTCCACACCAGTTGGGAAGCCATTAACCAGCAGGCGGCCCGCCTTACGCTCCAGAGTTGGAAGCAGGGCTTGAGCCGCTGGAATGTCTGAACCTTCTAGTTGCAGCGTGCAGGTCAACTGTCCTTCCAAGGCCTCGGCAATTTGTAACATTTCCTCTGGACTTTCTGCTCGAACTATCATGCCCAGCGGTCCAAAGACCTCATGGCCAAGCTCTGGATTCGCCAGCCAATTTGCTGCAGTGGTCTCCAACAAATAGGGACTGCCGCTGCGTTCAAGTCCCTCACTGGTCAACAATGCCGTTACCCCACTGATCCCGCGCATTTGTTGGCAGCCCTGGCGATAGGCATTGGCAATGCCATCAGTCAACATTGTTTGCGCAGTAACACCAGCTAGTGCCTCCTGGCTGGCTTTAACGAAGGCATCTGTGTCGCTACTGGAGAGCACCACTGCAATGCCAGGATTCGTACAGAATTGACCGACTCCCATTGTCAGTGAACCTGCCCAGCCCTGACCAATCGCTTGGGCGCGCTGAGCCAATGCACCTGGCAGCATGAAGACCGGATTGATACTGCCCATCTCGGCAAAGAATGGGATTGGCTCTGGACGTTGCGCACAAAGATCGAAGAGAGCTCGTCCTCCACGTAAAGAACCTGTGAAGCCCACGGCTTTGATGCAGGGATGCTCGACTAGTGTCTGGCCAACATGTCGTGCATTTCCTTGAACCAGGCTGAAGACACCGGCTGGCATCTTTGTAGCCTCAATCACAGCCCGAATCGCATCAGCCACAATTTCACAAGTGCCCGGATGTGCTTCATGTCCTTTGACAACCACAGGACAACCTGCAGCGAGAGCAGAAGCAGTATCACCTCCTGCCGTGGAAAAGGCCAACGGGAAGTTCGAGGCGCCAAAAACTGCTACTGGACCCACCGGACGCTGAACCATCTTTAAGTCAGGCCGTGGGAGAGGCTGGCGATCTGGCAAAGCCTCATCCTGCCGTCGGTCCAGGTAATCCCCATTCAAAATATGCTGAGCGAACAACCTCAGTTGGCCTGTAGTTCGGCCTCGTTCACCCTGAAGTCGGGCTGCAGGCAAGCCGGTTTCACTGGTTCCAATCTCAGTGATGGCATCACCTCGTGTCTCAATTTCATCAGCAATCGCATTGAGTAGTTTGGCTCGTT includes:
- a CDS encoding YbaK/EbsC family protein; the encoded protein is MTRTELENVLNPLGLTFEIIEIDPALADTADFCAHYNIPLDQSANTLVIASKAEPKTFAACVVLATTRLDVNGAVRKKMGVRKTSFSTAEEMQALTRMQVGGVTPLGLSTDLPLWIDSRVMDCEWIIVGGGGRDLKVKMDPQVLLKLGGESVVDLAKTLA
- a CDS encoding aldehyde dehydrogenase (NADP(+)), encoding MSFIPQGANLINGNWVRSQDSFTSQPVSGAPQSFSVVTEEQVHQACVAAEAAFVSFSQTSRQQRAKLLNAIADEIETRGDAITEIGTSETGLPAARLQGERGRTTGQLRLFAQHILNGDYLDRRQDEALPDRQPLPRPDLKMVQRPVGPVAVFGASNFPLAFSTAGGDTASALAAGCPVVVKGHEAHPGTCEIVADAIRAVIEATKMPAGVFSLVQGNARHVGQTLVEHPCIKAVGFTGSLRGGRALFDLCAQRPEPIPFFAEMGSINPVFMLPGALAQRAQAIGQGWAGSLTMGVGQFCTNPGIAVVLSSSDTDAFVKASQEALAGVTAQTMLTDGIANAYRQGCQQMRGISGVTALLTSEGLERSGSPYLLETTAANWLANPELGHEVFGPLGMIVRAESPEEMLQIAEALEGQLTCTLQLEGSDIPAAQALLPTLERKAGRLLVNGFPTGVEVCNSIVHGGPYPASTNFGATSVGTMAIRRFVRPVCYQNFPDALLPADLSTN
- a CDS encoding TRAP transporter large permease produces the protein MSEAFILCLVAIFGLAAMGAPIAHSIIVGAIAFLAVNGQDLALAAEQIIQGLYESFVLLAVPLFIVAANIMNAGTVSDRLLQFCVALVGRFRGGLGHVNVVASIIFSGMSGSAIADAAGIGKVIIKMMTKDNRYTPGFAAAITAASATIGPIIPPSIPMVLYSLVSDASIGYLFLGGVIPGLLMGLVLMVMIAYKAKTLNLKAEAPVPLREMPGVTLRAFPALMLPVILLFGIYGGATTPTEAAAVAAAYALILTAFFYRSLNWKGLYQILLESARSSAAVGLVIGGALILNYIVASENIPNQLAGVLKEVDIDPLMFLLGINLLLLLLGCVLDATTLILVVIPLFIPSCRALGIDLVHFGVVVVVNSMIGLITPPYGILLFVINATTGIPLRSIIKEIVPFLMALIVALATIVLSPDLVLWLPRLLGYNA
- a CDS encoding TRAP transporter small permease subunit; this translates as MPFLRWLKIGADSVAVLLLAAMFCSFMLQIIFRYIFNHPLSWTLEACLITWLWTVFWGCGLLLRDQDHVRFDILYLAAPRKLRRLMAGLAAIVFLVAYAVSLPATADYIAFMKIESSSSLKIRLDYIFGIYLLFMVGVLGRYLWRLVQIIRDQDFETGIDHSAEHYGE
- a CDS encoding DMT family transporter, with the translated sequence MQQLREWFFAQPYLLLTLVPLFWGGNAVVGRGMTEFISPITLAWIRWTVAFLLILPFALPSIRRDWQAIRSSWKMLLLLSLLGITIFNTLFYVALQTTQAINAALMQSAGPAVIVLLSWWWFGEHTNQRQWCGLLLCFLGVGLVLFQGSWEVLQKFELVPGDLWLLPAVLAYASYTTLLRVKPAISLMSFLAVTFALGGSMLVPPMLLEWYWVGLPQGSPQLAWAVGYVSIFPSILAFLFWNRGIELIGPNLGGLFINLVPVFASLLAIIFLGENFQWYHAGGMLLVLSGMLLFRKSAVPRSTQEKAPA
- a CDS encoding adenosine deaminase, encoding MQSRQDWQKWLTGLPKCELHLHIDGSLQPERLLKLAKKNSVALPYHSVEEIEAAYDFENLQSFLDLYYLGASVLRDEEDFYHLMRDYLLKCREQNIVHAEIMVEPQTYFPQGVSLQTMLSGFESAIQETRKDWGQSALLILSFLRHLSEDEALALLKDVEPYREHFVAIGLASSEMGHPPEKFARLYAQAQEQGYRRTAHAGEEGPPAYVWGALDLLKVHRIDHGVRSAEDQKLMQRLAEEQVPLTICPLSNIRLCVFPEMKQHNLLQLLDAGLCVTVNSDDPAYFGGYLNENFFALHQDLDLTREQALRLVQNGFNASFLPQAEVQRHLQAVDEYSAATA
- a CDS encoding fumarylacetoacetate hydrolase family protein — translated: MQLEAAAILPTDAEQACLIGRVWNPEVSGPCVVVYRDGDLLDITPSFPIVRDLQEQTDPVAAVAQTTGPSLGSLVEILANSLEPTVNPDRPRLLAPVDLQAVKACGVTFAESLLERVIEEQAKGDAKQAERIREEVQSRIGSDLSQVKPGSEAALELKQLLVERKLWSQYLEVGIGPDPEVFSKAQPMASVGLGAWVGLHPISSWNNPEPEVVLAINSRAEIVGSMLGNDVNLRDVEGRSALLLGKAKDNNASCSLGPFLRLFDANFSLEDVKQAEVQLEIVGPEGFRLEGSSSMNRISRSPEELTQATIGSHHQYPDGLVLFLGTMFAPTKDRDTPGGGFTHRVGDWVTIKTPRLGALSNKVALSPDCPPWTFGTADLMRNLARRGLLN
- the dctP gene encoding TRAP transporter substrate-binding protein DctP; this translates as MSFSHKLLTGLVTAGLVLGSSLIALPSWAADKVTLRMSCPCTETDLRSQGLQNVFAAKVSSFADYQPHYNATLFKQGTELTAIARGNLEMSITSAQELAKLIPNWSVFTAGYLLRDADHQRKVFTSDIGKEFFQMAEDKLGVKLLGVMYFGKRHLNLRTDKKVMTPDDMAGVKLRMPGTDAWQFLGKALGANPTPMAFTEVYTGLQTGAIDGQDNPLPTDKDKKFYEVTKQIILTGHLADMNFLALSKKAWDGMTAAQQDQLQKAANDAMMVISINVESQEALLEDFFRNEGLQVYTPNVDAFRKRAQEMYLASDFSKKWPKGVVERVNAIR